One window of the Mytilus galloprovincialis chromosome 14, xbMytGall1.hap1.1, whole genome shotgun sequence genome contains the following:
- the LOC143059406 gene encoding beta-1,4-galactosyltransferase 3-like isoform X1, with amino-acid sequence MFLASLKKYAFFSVSTIYFAMLFFSLVNYKDHCIFTHPKTLLDFSHKSASEVLDICQPKLENLDVTNIDIVNAFPIPELAEKYPFVKKGGHFSPKDCKSYQKVAIIVPYRDRLHHLKILLNRLHPMLFKQQIEYRIFIIEQSGNDRFNRGKLMNVGFTEALKYENFDCFVFHDADLLPENDKNLYLCDNNVRHLSSAIDEMRYHVMYYNYAGGVVATKKETFVRINGFANSYWGWGNEDDDFSARLQSSGILLTRPPEYIGRFKMVRHKKETRSEHGYEAFLGWRGRWHKDGLNSPKTMNYSVISKHDELLYTNITVDLGPSKGHMVNPAEDTTKESTLWFLRFYFP; translated from the exons ATGTTCCTCGCAAGCTtgaaaaaatatgcttttttctcTGTATCAACAATTTATTTTGCGATGTTGTTTTTCTCCTTGGTTAATTATAAAGACCATTGCATCTTTACACATCCAAAAACACTTTTGGACTTCAGTCATAAGTCTGCCTCTGAAGTGCTGGATATATGCCAACCAAAACTAGAAAATCTAG ATGTGACCAATATAGACATTGTAAATGCATTCCCTATACCAGAATTAGCTGAGAAGTATCCATTTGTCAAGAAGGGTGGACACTTTAGCCCTAAAGATTGTAAATCATACCAAAAAGTAGCTATTATAGTGCCTTATAGAGACAGATTACATCATCTGAAAATCTTATTGAACAGACTACATCCTATGTTATTTAAGCAACAGATAGAATACAGAATATTCATCATTGAACAG TCAGGAAATGATCGTTTTAATAGAGGAAAGTTAATGAATGTAGGATTTACAGAAGCtttgaaatatgaaaactttGATTGTTTCGTCTTCCATGATGCTGACCTACTTCcagaaaatgataaaaatctgTACCTTTGTGATAACAATGTCAGGCATCTGTCGTCTGCTATAGATGAAATGAGATATCA TGTTATGTATTACAACTATGCTGGAGGCGTGGTTGCCACAAAAAAGGAGACATTTGTCAGAATAAATGGTTTTGCTAACTCTTACTGGGGATGGGGTAATGAAGATGATGATTTCTCAGCAAG ATTACAATCTTCAGGAATTTTATTGACGAGGCCACCTGAGTATATAGGGAGGTTTAAGATGGTCAGACATAAAAAGGAAACCAGATCTGAACATGG TTATGAAGCATTCCTTGGTTGGAGAGGTAGATGGCACAAAGATGGACTGAACTCACCTAAAACAATGAATTATTCTGTGATTAGTAAACATGATGAACTTCTTTATACAAATATTACTGTAGATTTAGGACCTTCTAAAGGTCACATGGTTAATCCAGCAGAAGATACCACAAAAGAATCTACACTTTG gttttTGAGATTTTATTTCCCATAA
- the LOC143059406 gene encoding beta-1,4-galactosyltransferase 1-like isoform X2, with the protein MFLASLKKYAFFSVSTIYFAMLFFSLVNYKDHCIFTHPKTLLDFSHKSASEVLDICQPKLENLDVTNIDIVNAFPIPELAEKYPFVKKGGHFSPKDCKSYQKVAIIVPYRDRLHHLKILLNRLHPMLFKQQIEYRIFIIEQSGNDRFNRGKLMNVGFTEALKYENFDCFVFHDADLLPENDKNLYLCDNNVRHLSSAIDEMRYHVMYYNYAGGVVATKKETFVRINGFANSYWGWGNEDDDFSARLQSSGILLTRPPEYIGRFKMVRHKKETRSEHGYEAFLWGISSYMF; encoded by the exons ATGTTCCTCGCAAGCTtgaaaaaatatgcttttttctcTGTATCAACAATTTATTTTGCGATGTTGTTTTTCTCCTTGGTTAATTATAAAGACCATTGCATCTTTACACATCCAAAAACACTTTTGGACTTCAGTCATAAGTCTGCCTCTGAAGTGCTGGATATATGCCAACCAAAACTAGAAAATCTAG ATGTGACCAATATAGACATTGTAAATGCATTCCCTATACCAGAATTAGCTGAGAAGTATCCATTTGTCAAGAAGGGTGGACACTTTAGCCCTAAAGATTGTAAATCATACCAAAAAGTAGCTATTATAGTGCCTTATAGAGACAGATTACATCATCTGAAAATCTTATTGAACAGACTACATCCTATGTTATTTAAGCAACAGATAGAATACAGAATATTCATCATTGAACAG TCAGGAAATGATCGTTTTAATAGAGGAAAGTTAATGAATGTAGGATTTACAGAAGCtttgaaatatgaaaactttGATTGTTTCGTCTTCCATGATGCTGACCTACTTCcagaaaatgataaaaatctgTACCTTTGTGATAACAATGTCAGGCATCTGTCGTCTGCTATAGATGAAATGAGATATCA TGTTATGTATTACAACTATGCTGGAGGCGTGGTTGCCACAAAAAAGGAGACATTTGTCAGAATAAATGGTTTTGCTAACTCTTACTGGGGATGGGGTAATGAAGATGATGATTTCTCAGCAAG ATTACAATCTTCAGGAATTTTATTGACGAGGCCACCTGAGTATATAGGGAGGTTTAAGATGGTCAGACATAAAAAGGAAACCAGATCTGAACATGG TTATGAAGCATTCCTTTGGGGTATTAGCAGTTACATGTTTTAA